The sequence GGCGGCCGGCACCTCCGCCGCGAGGGGCGGCGCTTCCGCTCGAAGAGCCTCGATCGCATCCGCCCGTGTCCGGCGAGACGCGGCCGTACTCCCCCTGGCCCACGGTTGCTCCCGCTGCCTGGAACCTGGCGCTGGCCGGTGGAACCGACCTGGGCGGAGGGATTGGCGCCGCGGTCTCCGGGGTGGACGTGATCGAGCGTCACAGTTGGGCGGCCGCCGCCCTCCTGTACGAGGGTGCCCGCATGGACGCGGCGGGAGCCTACCGCTATCAGGGATGGGGAAACCCAGCCATCGAGCTCGCAGCGAGCCAGGAGTGGAGCGTCGTCTGCGCCAGCGGTAGCCTGACGTGCGGCGGAGAGGAGCCACTCGAATCGGCGCTCCTCCGGCGTGAACGGGAGGCCCGTCTGTCTCTACTATGGGTCCGGCAGAGGGTGCGCTCGACGGCCTGGCTTCGTCCGGCACTGGAGATCGAGCGGCGGGCGCTGTTGTGGAAGGATCCCAGCTCTGCGCCGGAGGTCGTGCTACGACAGACGCCGACCGACCTTGCAGCGGTGCTCGAGGCGGGAAGGAGCTCCGTGCGGAGCTTCGCTCTCTCCGTGGGACCCCAGGAGGGTTACTCGGTCGCGGCCGCCGTGGAGGGGCACCGTTACACCCGCCCCCTGCAGCCTGAGTATGAGCCCGCGGGCTATCTGCGCCTGGTCGGTCGAAGCCGTGGCTACCGGGCAGTGCGGATGGGAGCATCCACGCACGTGCTGGCTTTGCGGGCCGACCTGGGTTTCGAGGTTGGCTCACGCAGCCCCGGTTTCGATGTCGGCGGAGCGAGCGGCGGAAGCCTGCCAGGGGCCATCGACCTGGAGATCTTCGGCGACGGCGCCAGCTTTCCGGTGCGCGGCTACCAGGAAGGCGTCCAGTTCGGCAACCGGGCGGTGACCACCTCGGCCGAGTACCGGTTTCCGCTCCTGAGGGTGGAGCGCGGAATCGGGCTGCTGCCGGTCTATCTCGACCGCTTCACCGGCGACGTTTTCGTCGACGCGGGAACGGCCTGGTGCTCCGCCAGCTGCCCCACCCGCCTTGCCGCCGCCCCCGACGAGCCGCGAGTGCTCGCCTCGGTGGGCGGCGAGGTGGTCACCGAGCTCCGCTTCGGCTTCCACACCCCGGTGCCCCTGCGGCTGGGCCTGGCCGTGCCTCTGCGGGAGGATCTCGCGCCGGAGGTGTACTTGCGGGTGGGGAGGGCGTTCTAGCGAATTACGAATTACGAATTACGACAAAACCACAGAGCGATCTGAGGCGGTCCGTCAAGGGCGCAGAGGGTCCCACGGAGGACCCAGGGGATTCTCGAATGTTCTGAAACCCTTTCCATAAGAGCTGATGAGGGGAAATGATTTCCCCCGCGACCTCTGCGCAATCCTCCGTGACCTCTGCAGTTGGTTGTAATTCTTAATTCTTAATTCGTAATTCGTAATTCTTCGCCGCCGGCACAATTCCTGAGTCTTCCTGCCTGACCTTTTATGCGGGAGGACATTATGGCAGGGAACCAGCACGCCGGTACGGTCGCCACTGAGAACCCGGGCGCCGGCGGGCCCGGGCAGCGTCACGAGGTGGGCGATGCCGCCACCTCCCGCCGCGACCCGCCGCACGTGACCGAGAGCGACGAGTCATCGCCCGTGCGGCAGGACGGGCAGGCGGATGCCGCGCCGGTCCTGCCCGCAAACGCCGGCGGGAGCGACAACATCTCCTCCGAGGAGCACGATCTGGAGATCGAAGAGGAGAGCGCCTACGACCGCCGCCCGACCCAGGACAAGGATCGCCCGCCCAGCGAGCGCTGACGACCAGGCCGCAGAGCCGTAGGGCGCAGCTCTGCGCCCTCGGTGTGATCCTCCGCGGTCCTCTGCGGTAGACCCCGCCGCGCAAACTTTTCCGACTTCTCCCCCCGTCAGGCCCGCACACACGCCCAATTTCGCGAATCTTCTTTCGGCCCCGTCTCCGCTCCCTCAACTGCCCGCGCGGGATGGCGAAGCATCCCGCTCGCAAGGGTGTACGGAAAGATCAGAAAAAACTCCAAAAAGGAGCAAGGTCGGTACGGTCTTTGCACCCGCGCACGGGCCGCTTGACCGCTAAATCTAGTGTGATTAGCTTGGAGGCCCACAATATGTTGTGGCATCCTCCAACTGGCGCCGGTGACTGAGGATACGCGAATTTCGCGGCCGGTCCGCCCTCCACACTTGAACCAGGAGCGCGCATGAACCCCGCCCCCTCCGCCCCCGTGACGGTCGAACTCGCGATGCCGACCGATCTCCCCCCGGTCGAGCTGTCGCAGAACGCACGGACGGTGCTCGCGAAGCGGTATCTCCGTAAGGACGAAACGGGGACGCCGATCGAGGAGCCCGAGGAGATGTTCTGGCGGGTCGCCTCGGTGATCGCGCAACAGGACGCGCGCTATGGTGCGAGCCCGGAAGAGGTGGAGGCGCTGGCCCGGGAGTTCTACGCGCTGATGACGCATCGGCTGTTCGAGCCGAATTCCCCCACCCTGATGAACGCCGGGCGGCCGCTGGGCCAGCTCTCCGCCTGCTTCGTGCTCCCGGTGGAGGATGCCCTTTCCAACGGAAAGTCGGGGATCTACGACACCCTGCGCTCGATGGCGCTGGTGCACCAGTCAGGGGGCGGGACCGGCTTCTCGTTCAGCCGCTTGCGCCCCAAGGGCGACATTGTGAAGAGCACCACCGGCGTGGCCTCAGGGCCGGTGAGCTTCATGAAGCTCTATGACGCCTCCACCGAGGTGGTGAAGCAGGGCGGCACCCGCCGCGGCGCCAACATGGGCATCCTGCGCGTCGATCATCCGGACATCCTGGACTTCATCGATTGCAAGCAGGACCTCACCCAGGTCACGAACTTCAACATCTCCGTTGCCATCACCGACGCCTTCATGGACGCGGTGGAGAAGGGTACGGAGTACGACCTGTACAGCCCGCGCAGCGGGGAGCCGGTGGGTCGGCTGGACGCACGCATGGTGTTCGACCGCATCGTGCACAACGCCTGGGCGACGGGCGAGCCGGGGGTCTTCTTCATCGATCGCGCGAACTATTACAACCCGGTCCCGCACCTCGGCAGCTACGAGGCGACCAACCCCTGCGGCGAGCAGCCGCTGCTGCCGTACGACGTCTGCAACCTCGGATCGGTGAACGTGGGGGCATTCGTTCGCCGGGACATCCCCGCGGACGCGCCCTGGTACGAGAAGATCGACTGGAAGGAATATCGCCGGGTGGTCCGGCTGGCCACGCACTTCCTCGACAACGTCATCGACGCCAACCAGTTCCCCCTGCCGGAGATTACCGATCTGGCGCAGCGGATCCGCCGGATCGGCCTGGGCGTGATGGGCTTTGCCGATCTACTGGTGCGCCTCGGGGTGCAGTACAACTCCGAGGAGGGGGTCGAAGTGGGGCGGCGCATCATGGAGTTCCTCGACGAGGAAGCCAAGAAGGAGAGCGAGCGTCTCGCCGACGAGCGGGGTCCCTTCCCGGAGTGGCAGCGCTCCATCTGGGGCCCTGACGAGACCTGTGCGCGGGCTCCGAATGGCGAGCGGATCCGCCCCATGCGGCGGCTGCGCAACTGCAACGTCGACACGGTGGCGCCTACCGGGACCATCTCCATCATCGCCGGGTGCAGCTCGGGCATCGAGCCTCTCTTCGC is a genomic window of Longimicrobiaceae bacterium containing:
- a CDS encoding vitamin B12-dependent ribonucleotide reductase; translated protein: MNPAPSAPVTVELAMPTDLPPVELSQNARTVLAKRYLRKDETGTPIEEPEEMFWRVASVIAQQDARYGASPEEVEALAREFYALMTHRLFEPNSPTLMNAGRPLGQLSACFVLPVEDALSNGKSGIYDTLRSMALVHQSGGGTGFSFSRLRPKGDIVKSTTGVASGPVSFMKLYDASTEVVKQGGTRRGANMGILRVDHPDILDFIDCKQDLTQVTNFNISVAITDAFMDAVEKGTEYDLYSPRSGEPVGRLDARMVFDRIVHNAWATGEPGVFFIDRANYYNPVPHLGSYEATNPCGEQPLLPYDVCNLGSVNVGAFVRRDIPADAPWYEKIDWKEYRRVVRLATHFLDNVIDANQFPLPEITDLAQRIRRIGLGVMGFADLLVRLGVQYNSEEGVEVGRRIMEFLDEEAKKESERLADERGPFPEWQRSIWGPDETCARAPNGERIRPMRRLRNCNVDTVAPTGTISIIAGCSSGIEPLFAVAFMRNQAGVLMPDVNEDFVRVARERGFYSEELMKRIAEEGHIHFPEVPEEVQRTFVTAHDISPEWHVRMQSAFQEFVDSAISKTTNFPHSATEEDVREIYELAFKLGAKGVTVYRDGSRDNQVLSTGATKTPAQAAAQNEKVAEQEKRIAALEAELRKAQEKGTPAESTPQSVRRQKRRRPAVLRGTTRKMASPIGDVY